From a region of the Synchiropus splendidus isolate RoL2022-P1 chromosome 12, RoL_Sspl_1.0, whole genome shotgun sequence genome:
- the taf1b gene encoding TATA box-binding protein-associated factor RNA polymerase I subunit B: MLQQRAAERRVAASSRRNLSVTSCGPRASRAPPATSMDSELTAGFTEACGQCEAVDWGVSEEGRFFCRSCHNVIERRKEVEERSVIPRVTRITRVRASRSERRGAARAWSICEAFQFILRNQAAALLRLGVSPTFKDQVLLPLWRRYLQVSRLAYTSAPIRTAAATPQDSGSEFSVQSSAASSAASSGEDSDRRGSESGNGVASGVSTKQLCALVSMTKTLALIHLALVWCRESLTLSDLLRLVSDGHVPYINAYEGLPEEMQPAGPDMVFFRVKDVPSYRCLHAEAQAVAHLLELPAFPPISCQSRLHPATLALRYMTEANLPDELHPWALMLVERGALMDEEVHTYGPSTCRCLPPYDIQAAAVVIITMKLLFGLDDRTEWELSSSAGDQDPGLFSFRRWYRVLQAALFRARQSHRLELARRRWKSRKPLCTDRKSSMKNTRTAEHIQNCFQKLSDRTPEVQQRPPSSFRFLWGDQDGADGPSMHHQRLGPVVNGDPELLTPTQQFYWYFHLKPTAPRICRRWDTVLEKSLPHSLRWLLEFFCFLLQVPLDLLYPVVLKLERWLLKSLGQKRTRKWTRTRAPPSSTSTS; this comes from the exons ATGCTCCAACAGAGGGCAGCAGAGCGCCGCGTGGCAGCAAGCAGCCGAAGAAATCTGTCGGTGACGTCCTGTGGCCCACGTGCGTCGCGAGCTCCCCCGGCTACCAGCATGGACTCGGAGCTGACG GCCGGCTTCACGGAGGCGTGCGGCCAGTGTGAGGCGGTGGACTGGGGCGTGTCCGAGGAGGGTCGCTTCTTCTGCCGCAGCTGCCACAACGTCATCGAG AGaaggaaggaggtggaggagcggAGCGTCATCCCTAGAGTCACGCGCATCACCCGCGTCAGAGCGAGCCGTTCCGAGCGGCGCG GGGCGGCTCGAGCGTGGAGCATCTGCGAGGCCTTCCAGTTCATCCTGAGGAACCAGGCAGCCGCTCTGCTGAGACTGGGCGTCTCGCCCACCTTCAAG GACCAGGTTCTGCTGCCGCTGTGGAGGCGCTACCTGCAGGTCAGCCGGCTGGCTTACACCAGCGCCCCCATCAGGACTGCCGCCGCCACACCGCAGGACTCTGGGTCGGAGTTCAGCGTCCAATCGTCCGCAGCTTCCTCGGCTGCCTCCTCGGGCGAGGACAGCGACAGGCGCGGGTCAGAGAGCG GAAACGGCGTGGCCTCTGGCGTGTCGACAAAGCAGCTGTGCGCCCTGGTCAGCATGACCAAGACTCTGGCACTGATCCACTTGGCGCTGGTCTGGTGCCGGGAGTCGCTGACGCTCAGCGACCTGCTCAG gctGGTGAGCGATGGTCACGTGCCATACATCAACGCCTACGAGGGCCTTCCTGAAGAGATGCAGCCGGCGGGACCCGACATGGTCTTCTTCAGGGTCAAG gACGTGCCATCCTACCGCTGCCTTCACGCCGAGGCGCAGGCCGTGGCCCACCTCCTGGAGCTGCCCGCCTTCCCGCCCATCAGCTGTCAGAGTCGGCTGCACCCGGCCACGCTGGCCCTGCGCTACATGACGGAGGCCAACCTGCCAG ACGAGCTGCACCCGTGGGCCCTCATGCTGGTGGAGCGTGGCGCTCTGATGGACGAGGAGGTCCACACATACGGTCCCAGCACCTGCCGCTGCCTGCCGCCATACGACATCCAAGCAGCCGCCGTTGTGATCATCACCATGAAGCTACTCTTCGGGCTGGATGACCGTACCGAATG GGAACTCTCCAGCAGTGCTGGGGACCAGGATCCAG gactcttcagcttcaggagGTGGTACCGTGTCCTGCAGGCGGCGCTCTTCCGGGCTCGGCAGTCTCATCGACTGGAATTGGCCAG GAGACGCTGGAAGTCCCGGAAGCCTCTGTGCACGGACAGGAAGTCCTCCATGAAGAATACGC GGACAGCTGAGCACATCCAGAACTGCTTCCAGAAGCTGTCGGACCGGACGCCTGAGGTGCAGCAGCGCCCCCCGTCCAGCTTCAGGTTCCTGTGGGGCGACCAGGACGGCGCTGACGGGCCCTCCATGCACCATCAGCGCCTGGGCCCTGTCGTCAATGGAGACCCCGAGCTCCTAACGCCCACGCAGCAGTTCTACTGGTACTTTCACCTCAAGCCCACTGCTCCCCG GATCTGTCGAAGGTGGGACACGGTTCTGGAGAAGAGCCTGCCCCACTCTCTGCGCTGGCTCCTGGAGttcttctgcttcctgctgcaagTGCCGCTGGACCTTCTCTACCCAGTGGTGCTGAAGCTGGAGCGATGGCTCCTCAAAAGCCTCGGACAGAAACGGACCAGGAAATGGACCAGGACGCGGGCGCCGCCGTCCTCCACCAGCACGTCTTGA
- the klf11a gene encoding Krueppel-like factor 11a, which translates to MEAKSRVEHHDLEAAEALVSMSFWGQGSLKSRPLTPTSDSCDSLQMQPETRDSPKDLMSMSSLCMTPPHSPSFTETRAGAAPLPTTADLLLGPTETSQLTHQPGASGGRAMATSVIRHTGDSLGAPWRAAAAQDSLDSAASSCLTPPHSSPPSSSPTPPLSPLLCQVFPVGQSGMISALVHAPVQVQGATKSLLSQPAPPLLMGSAMPQGTVMLVVPQTAVSQNLTLGSTKLLPLAPAPVYLPSGAGGALISQADFSRRRNYLCTFPGCKKTYFKSSHLKAHLRTHTGEKPFSCHWDGCDKRFARSDELSRHRRTHTGEKKFVCGVCDRRFMRSDHLTKHTRRHMNTKRASSWPVETLNKGAPLKDHTSE; encoded by the exons ATGGAAGCCAAGTCTCGCGTGGAGCACCATGACCTGGAGGCGGCAGAAGCACTGGTCAGCATGAGCTTCTGGGGTCAAGGTTCGCTCAAGTCCCGCCCTCTGACCCCGACCTCGGACTCCTGTGACTCCCTCCAAATGCAGCCCGAGACCAGGGACTCACCGAAGGACCTGATGTCCATGTCCTCTCTG TGCATGACTCCTCCTCACAGCCCGAGCTTCACGGAGACCAGGGCGGGCGCAGCACCGCTCCCCACCACTGCAGACCTGCTGCTCGGCCCAACAGAGACCTCGCAGTTGACCCATCAGCCCGGGGCTTCCGGCGGCCGGGCCATGGCCACCAGCGTGATCCGCCACACAGGAGACAGTCTGGGGGCTCCCTGGAGAGCCGCTGCTGCGCAGGACTCACTGGACAGCGCCGCCTCCTCCTGTCTGACTCCCCCTCACTCCTCACCCCCATCTTCCTCCCCGACACCCCCCCTCTCTCCGTTGCTGTGTCAGGTGTTCCCCGTGGGCCAGAGCGGAATGATCTCTGCACTAGTTCACGCTCCAGTTCAGGTCCAGGGGGCCACAAAGTCCCTCCTGTCTCAGCCGGCTCCCCCGCTGCTGATGGGTTCCGCCATGCCTCAGGGGACGGTGATGCTGGTGGTCCCTCAGACGGCCGTGAGCCAAAACCTGACCCTGGGCAGCACCAAGCTCCTCCCCCTGGCACCAGCGCCCGTCTACCTGCCCTCCGGAGCCGGCGGCGCGCTGATCTCGCAGGCCGACTTCTCTCGACGACGCAACTACTTGTGCACCTTCCCGGGCTGCAAGAAGACGTACTTCAAGAGCTCGCACCTGAAAGCCCACCTGCGCACGCACACAG GGGAGAAGCCCTTCAGCTGCCACTGGGACGGCTGTGACAAGAGGTTCGCGCGCTCGGATGAGCTGTCGCGCCACCGCCGCACACACACCGGCGAGAAGAAGTTTGTGTGCGGCGTGTGCGACCGTCGCTTCATGCGCAGCGACCACTTGACCAAACACACTCGACGTCACATGAACACCAAGAGGGCGTCGTCATGGCCGGTGGAGACGTTGAACAAAGGGGCCCCGCTCAAGGACCACACCTCCGAATAA
- the LOC128768796 gene encoding ribonucleoside-diphosphate reductase subunit M2, giving the protein MMSSRSVLSVQKENNVSSEMNKLSLNKENTPPSLSSSRVLASKTARKIFKDAPAKEVKASGGGQTEPLLKDNPRRFVIFPIQYHDIWQMYKKAEASFWTAEEVDLSKDLQHWESLKDEERYFISHVLAFFAASDGIVNENLVERFTQEVQVTEARCFYGFQIAMENIHSEMYSLLIDTYIKDHGEREYLFNAIETLPCVKKKADWALNWIGNKNASYGERVVAFAAVEGIFFSGSFAAIFWLKKRGLMPGLTFSNELISRDEGLHCDFACLMFKHLLHKPSAETVTAIIRNAVEIEQEFLTQALPVKLIGMNCDMMKTYIEFVADRLMMELGFPKMFRVENPFDFMENISLEGKTNFFEKRVGEYQRMGVMSGTSDNTFRLDADF; this is encoded by the exons ATGATGTCCAGCCGCTCTGTTCTCTCCGTCCAGAAGGAGAACAACGTGAGCAGCGAGATGAACAAACTGTCGCTGAACAAAGAAAACACG CCTCCGAGTCTCAGTTCTTCCCGCGTCCTGGCCTCCAAAACCGCGCGGAAGATCTTCAAGGACGCTCCG GCCAAAGAGGTGAAGGCGAGCGGTGGCGGGCAGACGGAGCCGCTGCTGAAGGACAACCCCCGCCGCTTTGTCATCTTCCCCATTCAGTACCATGACATCTGGCAGATGTACAAGAAAGCAGAGGCTTCCTTCTGGACCGCAGAGGAG gtgGACTTGTCCAAGGACCTGCAGCACTGGGAGTCCCTGAAGGACGAGGAGAGGTACTTCATCTCGCACGTGCTGGCCTTCTTTGCGGCCAGCGACGGCATCGTCAACGAGAACCTG GTGGAGCGCTTCACCCAGGAGGTGCAGGTGACGGAAGCCCGCTGTTTCTACGGCTTCCAGATCGCCATGGAGAACATCCACTCTGAGATGTACAGTCTCCTGATTGACACCTACATCAAGGACCATGGAGAGCG AGAGTACCTGTTCAACGCCATCGAGACTCTGCCCTGCGTGAAGAAGAAGGCCGACTGGGCGCTCAACTGGATCGGCAACAAGAACGCCAGCTACG GGGAGCGGGTGGTGGCTTTCGCTGCCGTGGAAGGCATCTTTTTCTCAGGCTCCTTCGCCGCCATCTTCTGGCTGAAGAAGCGAGGTCTGATGCCCGGTCTGACCTTCTCCAACGAGCTGATCAGCCGAGACGAG GGCCTCCACTGTGACTTCGCCTGTCTGATGTTCAAGCATCTGCTCCACAAACCTTCTGCAGAGACGGTCACCGCCATCATCAGGAACGCTGTGGAGATCGAACAG GAGTTCCTGACGCAGGCTCTGCCGGTGAAGCTCATCGGGATGAACTGCGACATGATGAAGACCTACATCGAGTTCGTGGCCGACAGACTGATGATGGAGCTGGGCTTCCCCAAG ATGTTCCGAGTGGAGAACCCCTTCGACTTCATGGAGAACATTTCTCTGGAGGGAAAGACCAACTTCTTTGAGAAGCGTGTGGGCGAGTACCAGAGGATGGGGGTGATGTCGGGCACCAGTGACAACACCTTCAGGCTGGATGCAGACTTCTGA
- the LOC128768808 gene encoding galectin-8-like: protein MSMVNPKQTISNPVIPFSWTVLGGFQPGEMVLVQGSVPPSADRFQVDFLCGSSVKPRADVAFHFNPRFGWLSQCIVCNSLQGERWGHEEILHHMPFKPGGAFELAILVQKDTYKVAVNGTHLLEYRHRLGLERVDTLAISGKVNVDAIAVLPSLTGSEPPGPGSGPGSQPSNTLAPPCGDWKVPFRAELPDGLSAGRSITIRGRTTDGAQSVCVNLRVSGSSDIALHLNPRLDRRLFVRNSFLSECWGSEETQLDAFPFRAGHYFEMIVLCEQQRFRVAVNGSHQFCYKHRVQDLSRVTLLEITQDLTLEEVRLQ from the exons ATGTCGATGGTGAATCCGAAACAGACGATATCGAACCCG gtgaTCCCCTTCTCCTGGACGGTTCTGGGCGGGTTCCAGCCGGGGGAGATGGTCCTGGTGCAGGGTTCAGTCCCGCCCTCCGCTGACAG GTTCCAGGTGGACTTCCTGTGCGGCAGCAGTGTGAAGCCGCGAGCCGACGTGGCCTTTCACTTCAACCCTAGGTTCGGTTGGCTCTCTCAGTGCATCGTCTGCAacagcctgcagggggagcgCTGGGGCCATGAGGAGATCCTGCACCACATGCCCTTCAAGCCAGGGGGCGCCTTTGAGCTGGCCATTCTGGTCCAGAAGGACACGTACAAG GTGGCGGTGAACGGCACTCACCTGCTAGAGTACCGACACCGGCTGGGCCTGGAGCGGGTCGACACGCTCGCCATCTCGGGTAAAGTCAATGTGGACGCCATCGCTGTTCTCCCGTCTTTG ACTGGCTCTGAACCCCCGGGCCCTGGCTCCGGTCCTGGGTCCCAACCTTCCAAC ACGCTGGCGCCTCCATGCGGTGACTGG AAAGTTCCCTTCAGAGCCGAGCTGCCCGACGGACTCAGCGCGGGTCGCAGCATCACCATCAGGGGGCGCACGACCGATGGCGCCCAGAG tgtgtgtgtgaacctgcGGGTCTCGGGCAGCTCGGACATCGCTCTGCATCTGAACCCGCGACTGGACAGACGGCTGTTTGTGCGGAACTCCTTCCTATCGGAGTGTTGGGGCTCAGAGGAGACGCAGCTGGACGCCTTCCCCTTCAGAGCCGGACACTACTTTGAG ATGATCGTGCTGTGCGAGCAGCAGCGCTTCCGAGTGGCCGTGAACGGGTCGCACCAGTTCTGCTACAAGCACCGGGTCCAGGACCTGAGCCGGGTGACCCTGCTGGAGATCACCCAGGACCTGACCCTGGAGGAGGTGCGGCTGCAGTGA
- the LOC128768766 gene encoding sorting nexin-14-like isoform X1 — MAGPRSSMRAARELGRQYPLFCFLLLSLAGVTLLLHSYLHVLMLFWSFVAGVVTFYCSIGPDTLVPNLMFPGRARVRTKQGAPELSPLGCAVCGKVRCGRHRSTLRLENHQPWLDLKVPSQVDGSIAEVFELVLENFVYPWYRDITDDEACVDQLRETFRFFASVLLRRAQKVDLLTVVTEKVMKAAMKHLEVLARSRDRVRNPEQLQQAALDQYGAQLHVALRSRRQELRYLRALVQMLFPLVMPPDYSQCRSLALLLREVMAGSVFLPTMDFLADPDTVNLMVLLFVDDTPPDPAPGPPSPPVSFLHRYAHLSSNRSSVLQVELKEIRQQQDLLFRFMNFLKQEGAVQVLQFCLALEEFNDQILRPELQDWELQRLHRELRHIYATYCLEQSPDKIQLDPDVVEDIRLVCAGPPASVLKLQTSTSLFQAHEHICSLLEQVFTPMFCHSDEYFRHLLRGSESAGRNCRVSRNASRRGESSGISRIGSRIKGVFRSGALEGALLPSGEPDDDTVEEAAVVLEDDIHAAEPTAPPATPRNLAAWIVNIPYVEVCEDKTPVFCVYVERNDHTQGGQESESWPVYRRYLEFYVLESKLTEFHGVFPDAQLPSKRILGPKNLEFLASKREEFEEYLQKLLQHPELSSSQLLADFLSPHSLGSQFLERILPDVNLGKIFKSVPGRLVKERGQNLEPFIQNFFSSCDSPKPKPSRPELVVLSPSVQYDKKLLHQLFRSDRAPPTDPAARQETEPQLSLSGLYDYMMFAGRVVFHMPDWLHHFLCAGRILFKRTLEGYLEQRMQSKLEQVLQEHRLLSLITQLRDAVFCEAPGERTPEDRRARAQRTLQEMRRFLPDLLSRLVGEDSVQKGVRLVFEGLQQPLLNKQMSYLLLDIAVQELFPELSPPSDLSDPRDPSEPGARRM, encoded by the exons ATGGCGGGGCCGAGAAGCTCGATGCGGGCTGCGCGTGAGCTCGGACGCCAGTACCCGCtgttctgcttcctgctgctgtcgctTGCGGGAGTCACGCTGCTCCTGCACAG CTACCTTCACGTCCTGATGTTGTTCTGGTCGTTTGTGGCCGGTGTCGTCACTTTCTACTGCTCCATCGGACCCGACACGCTGGTGCCGAACCTCATGTTCCCCGGCAGAGCCAGAGTCAGGACCAAG cagggggcgccggaGCTGTCTCCTCTGGGTTGTGCCGTTTGTGGGAAGGTCCGATGCGGGCGACATCG gtccACGCTGCGCCTGGAGAACCATCAGCCCTGGCTGGACCTGAAGGTGCCCTCCCAGGTGGACGGGTCAATAGCAGAG GTGTTTGAGCTAGTCCTGGAGAACTTTGTGTACCCGTGGTACCG AGACATCACGGACGATGAGGCTTGTGTGGACCAACTCAGGGAGACCTTTCGGTTCTTCGCATCTGTGCTGCTGCGTCGAGCTCAGAAG gtggacctTCTGACTGTGGTCACTGAGAAGGTGATGAAAGCAGCGATGAAGCACCTGGAGGTTCTGGCCAGGTCCCGGGACCGGG TGAGGAACccggagcagctgcagcaggctgCTCTGGACCAGTACGGTGCCCAGCTGCACGTGGCTCTGCGCAGCCGCAGACAGGAGCTGCGCTACCTGCGGGCACTGGTGCAGATGCTCTTCCCCCTGGTGATGCCGCCCGACTACAGCCAGTGCCG CTCGCTGGCTCTGCTCCTGCGAGAGGTGATGGCCGGCTCCGTCTTCCTGCCCACCATGGACTTCCTCGCCGACCCG GACACGGTCAACCTGATGGTGCTGCTGTTTGTGGATGACACACCG CCCGACCCAGCCCCGGGACCTCCTTCTCCTCCGGTCTCCTTCCTGCACAGATACGCCCACCTCAGCAGCAACAGGTCTTCG gtgctgcaggtggagctgAAGGAGATCCGGCAGCAGCAGGACCTGCTGTTCCGCTTCATGAACTTCCTGAAGCAGGAAGGCGCCGTGCAGGTGCTCCAGTTCTGCCTGGCTCTGG AGGAGTTCAACGACCAGATCCTGAGACCTGAGCTGCAGGACTGGGAGCTGCAGCGGCTGCACCGCGAGCTGCGGCACATCTACGCCACCTACTGTCTGGAGCAGAGTCCAGACAAGATCCAGCTGGACCCGGACGTGGTGGAAGACATCCGCCTGG tctGTGCAGGTCCGCCGGCATCGGTGCTGAAGCTCCAGACCTCCACCAGCCTCTTCCAAGCTCACGAGCACATCTGTTCCCTCCTGGAGCAAGTCTTCACTCCCATGTTCTGCCACAGCGATGAG TACTTCCGTCACCTGCTGAGAGGATCCGAGTCGGCGGGCAGAAACTGCCGCGTCAGCAG AAACGCCAGCAGGCGCGGCGAGTCGTCTGGGATCAGCCGGATTGGCAGCAGGATCAAAGGGGTGTTCCGCAGCGGCGCCCTGGAGGGGGCGCTCCTGCCGTCCGGCGAGCCGGACGACGACACG GTGGAAGAGGCCGCCGTGGTGCTGGAGGACGACATCCATGCCGCCGAGCCCACCGCCCCCCCTGCTACTCCCCGGAACCTGGCGGCCTGGATCGTCAACATTCCCTACGTCGAGGTCTGCGAAGACAAGACGCCCGTCTTCTGCGTCTACGTGGAGCGGAACGATCACACGCAGG GGGGTCAGGAGAGCGAGAGCTGGCCCGTCTACCGCCGCTACCTGGAGTTCTATGTGCTGGAGTCCAAGCTGACGGAGTTCCACG GCGTCTTCCCTGACGCGCAGCTGCCCTCCAAGAGGATCCTGGGGCCCAAGAACCTGGAGTTCCTGGCCTCCAAGAGGGAGGAGTTTGAAGAGTACCTGCAG aagcTGCTCCAGCACCCAGAACTCAGCTCCTCTCAGCTGCTGGCAGACTTCCTGTCCCCTCACAGCCTGGGCTCCCAGTTCCTGGAGCGGATCCTGCCGGATGTCAACCTTG GCAAGATTTTCAAGTCCGTGCCCGGGAGGCTGGTCAAGGAG CGTGGTCAGAACTTGGAACCCTTCATCCAGAACTTCTTCAGCTCCTGCGACTCTCCTAAGCCCAAACCAAGTCGGCCTGAGTTGGTGGTTCTGAGTCCGTCGGTCCAGTACGACAAGAAG CTCCTGCACCAGCTCTTCAGGAGCGACAGGGCGCCGCCCACTGATCCCGCGGCCCGGCAGGAGACGGAGCCTCAGCTGTCTCTGAGCGGACTCTATGACTACATGATGTTTGCGG GCCGCGTCGTCTTCCACATGCCCGACTGGCTGCACCACTTCCTGTGCGCCGGCAGGATCCTCTTCAAGAGGACCTTGGAAGGCTACCTGGAGCAGCGGATGCAGAGCAAGCTGGAGCAGGTCCTGCAGGAGCACCGGCTGCTCTCCCTCATCACCCAGCTCAGAG ACGCTGTCTTCTGTGAGGCCCCCGGAGAGCGGACCCCAGAGGACAGGCGCGCCCGGGCCCAGCGGACCTTGCAGGAGATGCGGCGCTTCTTACCAG ACCTGCTGAGCAGGCTGGTCGGGGAGGACTCGGTCCAGAAGGGCGTCCGGCTGGTGTTTGAGGGGCTGCAGCAGCCGCTCCTCAACAAGCAG ATGAGTTACCTCCTGCTGGACATCGCCGTGCAGGAGCTGTTTCCAGAGCTGAGCCCCCCATCAGACCTGTCTGACCCACGTGACCCGTCTGAACCAGGAGCCAGgagaatgtga
- the LOC128768766 gene encoding sorting nexin-14-like isoform X2: protein MAGPRSSMRAARELGRQYPLFCFLLLSLAGVTLLLHSYLHVLMLFWSFVAGVVTFYCSIGPDTLVPNLMFPGRARVRTKGAPELSPLGCAVCGKVRCGRHRSTLRLENHQPWLDLKVPSQVDGSIAEVFELVLENFVYPWYRDITDDEACVDQLRETFRFFASVLLRRAQKVDLLTVVTEKVMKAAMKHLEVLARSRDRVRNPEQLQQAALDQYGAQLHVALRSRRQELRYLRALVQMLFPLVMPPDYSQCRSLALLLREVMAGSVFLPTMDFLADPDTVNLMVLLFVDDTPPDPAPGPPSPPVSFLHRYAHLSSNRSSVLQVELKEIRQQQDLLFRFMNFLKQEGAVQVLQFCLALEEFNDQILRPELQDWELQRLHRELRHIYATYCLEQSPDKIQLDPDVVEDIRLVCAGPPASVLKLQTSTSLFQAHEHICSLLEQVFTPMFCHSDEYFRHLLRGSESAGRNCRVSRNASRRGESSGISRIGSRIKGVFRSGALEGALLPSGEPDDDTVEEAAVVLEDDIHAAEPTAPPATPRNLAAWIVNIPYVEVCEDKTPVFCVYVERNDHTQGGQESESWPVYRRYLEFYVLESKLTEFHGVFPDAQLPSKRILGPKNLEFLASKREEFEEYLQKLLQHPELSSSQLLADFLSPHSLGSQFLERILPDVNLGKIFKSVPGRLVKERGQNLEPFIQNFFSSCDSPKPKPSRPELVVLSPSVQYDKKLLHQLFRSDRAPPTDPAARQETEPQLSLSGLYDYMMFAGRVVFHMPDWLHHFLCAGRILFKRTLEGYLEQRMQSKLEQVLQEHRLLSLITQLRDAVFCEAPGERTPEDRRARAQRTLQEMRRFLPDLLSRLVGEDSVQKGVRLVFEGLQQPLLNKQMSYLLLDIAVQELFPELSPPSDLSDPRDPSEPGARRM from the exons ATGGCGGGGCCGAGAAGCTCGATGCGGGCTGCGCGTGAGCTCGGACGCCAGTACCCGCtgttctgcttcctgctgctgtcgctTGCGGGAGTCACGCTGCTCCTGCACAG CTACCTTCACGTCCTGATGTTGTTCTGGTCGTTTGTGGCCGGTGTCGTCACTTTCTACTGCTCCATCGGACCCGACACGCTGGTGCCGAACCTCATGTTCCCCGGCAGAGCCAGAGTCAGGACCAAG ggggcgccggaGCTGTCTCCTCTGGGTTGTGCCGTTTGTGGGAAGGTCCGATGCGGGCGACATCG gtccACGCTGCGCCTGGAGAACCATCAGCCCTGGCTGGACCTGAAGGTGCCCTCCCAGGTGGACGGGTCAATAGCAGAG GTGTTTGAGCTAGTCCTGGAGAACTTTGTGTACCCGTGGTACCG AGACATCACGGACGATGAGGCTTGTGTGGACCAACTCAGGGAGACCTTTCGGTTCTTCGCATCTGTGCTGCTGCGTCGAGCTCAGAAG gtggacctTCTGACTGTGGTCACTGAGAAGGTGATGAAAGCAGCGATGAAGCACCTGGAGGTTCTGGCCAGGTCCCGGGACCGGG TGAGGAACccggagcagctgcagcaggctgCTCTGGACCAGTACGGTGCCCAGCTGCACGTGGCTCTGCGCAGCCGCAGACAGGAGCTGCGCTACCTGCGGGCACTGGTGCAGATGCTCTTCCCCCTGGTGATGCCGCCCGACTACAGCCAGTGCCG CTCGCTGGCTCTGCTCCTGCGAGAGGTGATGGCCGGCTCCGTCTTCCTGCCCACCATGGACTTCCTCGCCGACCCG GACACGGTCAACCTGATGGTGCTGCTGTTTGTGGATGACACACCG CCCGACCCAGCCCCGGGACCTCCTTCTCCTCCGGTCTCCTTCCTGCACAGATACGCCCACCTCAGCAGCAACAGGTCTTCG gtgctgcaggtggagctgAAGGAGATCCGGCAGCAGCAGGACCTGCTGTTCCGCTTCATGAACTTCCTGAAGCAGGAAGGCGCCGTGCAGGTGCTCCAGTTCTGCCTGGCTCTGG AGGAGTTCAACGACCAGATCCTGAGACCTGAGCTGCAGGACTGGGAGCTGCAGCGGCTGCACCGCGAGCTGCGGCACATCTACGCCACCTACTGTCTGGAGCAGAGTCCAGACAAGATCCAGCTGGACCCGGACGTGGTGGAAGACATCCGCCTGG tctGTGCAGGTCCGCCGGCATCGGTGCTGAAGCTCCAGACCTCCACCAGCCTCTTCCAAGCTCACGAGCACATCTGTTCCCTCCTGGAGCAAGTCTTCACTCCCATGTTCTGCCACAGCGATGAG TACTTCCGTCACCTGCTGAGAGGATCCGAGTCGGCGGGCAGAAACTGCCGCGTCAGCAG AAACGCCAGCAGGCGCGGCGAGTCGTCTGGGATCAGCCGGATTGGCAGCAGGATCAAAGGGGTGTTCCGCAGCGGCGCCCTGGAGGGGGCGCTCCTGCCGTCCGGCGAGCCGGACGACGACACG GTGGAAGAGGCCGCCGTGGTGCTGGAGGACGACATCCATGCCGCCGAGCCCACCGCCCCCCCTGCTACTCCCCGGAACCTGGCGGCCTGGATCGTCAACATTCCCTACGTCGAGGTCTGCGAAGACAAGACGCCCGTCTTCTGCGTCTACGTGGAGCGGAACGATCACACGCAGG GGGGTCAGGAGAGCGAGAGCTGGCCCGTCTACCGCCGCTACCTGGAGTTCTATGTGCTGGAGTCCAAGCTGACGGAGTTCCACG GCGTCTTCCCTGACGCGCAGCTGCCCTCCAAGAGGATCCTGGGGCCCAAGAACCTGGAGTTCCTGGCCTCCAAGAGGGAGGAGTTTGAAGAGTACCTGCAG aagcTGCTCCAGCACCCAGAACTCAGCTCCTCTCAGCTGCTGGCAGACTTCCTGTCCCCTCACAGCCTGGGCTCCCAGTTCCTGGAGCGGATCCTGCCGGATGTCAACCTTG GCAAGATTTTCAAGTCCGTGCCCGGGAGGCTGGTCAAGGAG CGTGGTCAGAACTTGGAACCCTTCATCCAGAACTTCTTCAGCTCCTGCGACTCTCCTAAGCCCAAACCAAGTCGGCCTGAGTTGGTGGTTCTGAGTCCGTCGGTCCAGTACGACAAGAAG CTCCTGCACCAGCTCTTCAGGAGCGACAGGGCGCCGCCCACTGATCCCGCGGCCCGGCAGGAGACGGAGCCTCAGCTGTCTCTGAGCGGACTCTATGACTACATGATGTTTGCGG GCCGCGTCGTCTTCCACATGCCCGACTGGCTGCACCACTTCCTGTGCGCCGGCAGGATCCTCTTCAAGAGGACCTTGGAAGGCTACCTGGAGCAGCGGATGCAGAGCAAGCTGGAGCAGGTCCTGCAGGAGCACCGGCTGCTCTCCCTCATCACCCAGCTCAGAG ACGCTGTCTTCTGTGAGGCCCCCGGAGAGCGGACCCCAGAGGACAGGCGCGCCCGGGCCCAGCGGACCTTGCAGGAGATGCGGCGCTTCTTACCAG ACCTGCTGAGCAGGCTGGTCGGGGAGGACTCGGTCCAGAAGGGCGTCCGGCTGGTGTTTGAGGGGCTGCAGCAGCCGCTCCTCAACAAGCAG ATGAGTTACCTCCTGCTGGACATCGCCGTGCAGGAGCTGTTTCCAGAGCTGAGCCCCCCATCAGACCTGTCTGACCCACGTGACCCGTCTGAACCAGGAGCCAGgagaatgtga